In the Phaeobacter gallaeciensis genome, one interval contains:
- a CDS encoding MarR family winged helix-turn-helix transcriptional regulator — protein MDHVDFVTQQWERERPDLDVSAMGIIGRVGRLYLAYQAEMQRTFQRFGLNAAKFDVLATLRRAGAPYELSPGDLLKATMVASGTMTNRIDRLEADGLVRRKVNPADSRSFLIALTEKGGALIDEALEAHVATQSGLLKGLKAEELDQFKDLLSKALISAGSD, from the coding sequence ATGGATCATGTGGATTTTGTCACCCAGCAATGGGAACGGGAGCGGCCGGACCTTGATGTGTCCGCCATGGGAATAATCGGCCGGGTGGGGCGCCTTTATCTTGCCTATCAGGCAGAGATGCAGAGGACGTTTCAACGTTTTGGTCTCAACGCCGCCAAATTCGACGTGCTGGCGACACTGCGCCGGGCGGGCGCGCCATATGAATTGTCTCCAGGGGATCTCTTGAAGGCGACGATGGTGGCTTCGGGCACGATGACCAACCGGATTGACCGGCTGGAGGCGGACGGGCTGGTGCGCCGCAAGGTGAACCCGGCGGACAGCCGCAGTTTCCTGATTGCCTTAACCGAAAAGGGCGGTGCGCTGATCGACGAGGCCCTGGAGGCGCATGTGGCCACCCAGTCGGGGCTGCTTAAAGGGCTAAAGGCAGAGGAGCTGGACCAGTTCAAAGACTTGCTGTCCAAGGCATTGATCTCGGCCGGAAGCGATTGA
- a CDS encoding EamA family transporter has product MLSRDLFLTALAPAIWGSSYIVTTNLLPGHSPFVVALLRALPAGLLLLLFVRRLPPLNWVPKLMVLGALNFSLFWSFLFLSAYRLPGGVAATLGAIQPLVVVFLSALVLQSPIRPASLLAAALSIAGVALLVLTPAAKLDMIGVLAGLAGALSMAAGVVLTRKWQPPVPPLTFTAWQLTAGGILLMPVTLWAVPEMPTFTAENILGLAYMSLIGGALTYILWFRGLSRIEPSAVSLLGVLSPLTAVILGWLWMQETLSIYQLTGAIFALFSVWLGQAATKPARPRPAPAE; this is encoded by the coding sequence ATGCTGTCCCGCGACCTCTTTCTGACCGCGCTGGCCCCTGCCATTTGGGGCAGCAGCTATATCGTGACGACCAACCTCTTGCCCGGTCATTCACCCTTTGTCGTGGCGCTACTGCGCGCCTTGCCGGCGGGGCTGTTGCTGCTCCTCTTCGTGCGCAGGCTGCCACCGCTCAACTGGGTGCCAAAGCTCATGGTGCTTGGCGCGCTGAATTTCTCTCTGTTCTGGAGCTTCCTGTTCCTGTCCGCCTACCGCCTGCCCGGCGGGGTGGCTGCGACCCTGGGCGCGATACAGCCGCTGGTCGTGGTCTTCCTGTCGGCGCTGGTTCTGCAATCGCCCATCAGGCCTGCGTCGCTCCTGGCCGCGGCGCTCAGCATCGCAGGGGTTGCCCTGCTGGTGCTGACGCCCGCGGCAAAGCTGGACATGATCGGAGTTCTGGCAGGCCTTGCTGGCGCCCTGTCGATGGCGGCCGGGGTTGTGCTGACCCGCAAATGGCAGCCGCCGGTGCCGCCCCTAACCTTTACCGCCTGGCAGCTGACTGCAGGGGGTATCCTGCTGATGCCCGTCACACTTTGGGCAGTGCCGGAAATGCCCACATTCACCGCAGAGAACATCCTTGGCCTCGCCTATATGAGCCTGATCGGCGGCGCGCTGACCTATATTCTGTGGTTCCGGGGCTTGTCGCGCATCGAACCCTCAGCCGTATCGCTTCTGGGGGTGCTCAGCCCGCTGACCGCCGTCATCCTGGGCTGGCTCTGGATGCAGGAAACCCTCAGCATCTACCAGCTGACCGGCGCCATCTTCGCCCTGTTCAGCGTCTGGTTGGGTCAGGCTGCAAC